In the Haloferula helveola genome, one interval contains:
- a CDS encoding lipase/acyltransferase domain-containing protein, whose product MKGPRFLTILAALGIVLPSGCANFRRLGEDLKFIDETSIVTAHVKNTSKQHQTFGLVVEWDREDNKVESADFAEVGPVGVFGFVVKEKDNQYLMAFSDRNDNGRYDSSDPAWIHSDSSGNPVPVRIDPETDKARVEGSLSSSTRLPNDLVEAAREFRGARTTEEAATGWSIPVDLGTIADLDAPKFSSERGSQGYWEPAAYPMETGIGIYFLQKYEPNRTPVLFVYGAAGSPQDWRTFFNKIDRKKYQPWFFHYPTGRRLDELGSSLNRAVELLQAYYGFNKMHVVAHSMGGLVSRDFIVKNRRDGNRYISRYVTISTPWGGQDFAKSGVKHAPSVVPSWYDMVPGSDFQRDIFDDKLKGKVPHLLFYGHRAKRSFTLPEENDGTVSVASQTDEKATSDAVGVHGYDEDHVSILSNDDVLRRTFRHLDGG is encoded by the coding sequence ATGAAAGGCCCCCGCTTCCTCACGATCCTCGCCGCCCTCGGCATTGTCCTACCGTCCGGCTGCGCCAACTTTCGCCGGCTTGGCGAAGACCTGAAGTTCATCGATGAGACGAGCATCGTGACGGCGCACGTGAAGAACACGTCGAAGCAGCACCAGACCTTCGGACTCGTCGTCGAGTGGGACCGGGAGGACAACAAGGTCGAGTCCGCCGACTTCGCCGAGGTGGGTCCGGTCGGGGTGTTCGGCTTCGTCGTCAAGGAGAAGGACAACCAGTACCTGATGGCCTTCAGCGACCGAAATGACAACGGGCGCTACGACAGCAGCGACCCTGCCTGGATCCACTCGGACAGCTCCGGCAATCCGGTTCCGGTAAGGATCGATCCCGAGACCGACAAGGCACGGGTGGAAGGCAGCCTTTCTTCATCGACCCGCTTGCCCAACGATCTGGTCGAGGCGGCTCGCGAATTCCGCGGGGCGAGGACCACCGAGGAAGCGGCGACCGGCTGGAGCATCCCGGTCGACCTCGGCACTATCGCCGATCTCGATGCCCCGAAGTTCAGCTCTGAGCGCGGATCCCAAGGATACTGGGAACCCGCCGCCTACCCGATGGAGACCGGCATCGGCATCTACTTCCTCCAGAAGTACGAGCCGAACCGTACCCCGGTCCTGTTCGTCTACGGCGCTGCAGGTTCTCCCCAGGACTGGCGGACCTTCTTCAACAAGATCGACCGGAAGAAATACCAGCCGTGGTTCTTCCACTACCCGACCGGACGCCGACTCGACGAACTCGGATCCTCCCTGAACCGGGCCGTCGAACTGCTGCAGGCCTACTACGGCTTCAACAAGATGCACGTGGTGGCGCACAGCATGGGCGGCCTCGTCTCACGCGACTTCATCGTCAAGAACCGCAGGGACGGCAACCGCTACATCAGCCGCTACGTCACCATCTCTACCCCGTGGGGCGGCCAGGACTTCGCCAAGTCCGGCGTGAAGCACGCACCGTCAGTGGTGCCGTCATGGTACGACATGGTTCCGGGCAGCGACTTCCAGCGCGACATCTTCGACGACAAGCTGAAGGGCAAGGTTCCCCACCTCCTCTTCTACGGCCATCGCGCGAAGCGCTCGTTCACCCTGCCCGAGGAGAACGACGGCACCGTCAGCGTGGCCAGCCAGACCGACGAGAAGGCCACCAGCGACGCGGTCGGCGTCCACGGCTACGACGAGGACCACGTCTCGATCCTCTCCAACGACGACGTCCTCCGACGCACGTTCCGCCACCTCGACGGCGGCTGA
- a CDS encoding sigma-54-dependent transcriptional regulator, which produces MAASKLLIVEDHHALAVAIAAAAERSGLETRLAPSLARARELLQAERFNGLVLDIGLPDGHGLDLVENWQWPDKPEIAVITAHGEIENAIKARKIGIARFLDKPVDFDELQSFFELVAAAAEPDQPAESAPSPPSPFVGAAPSMRPVFRQISHACASDQPVVVCGATGTGRTQVATLIRQSANRGGPFRVLHASAQVTENELRDAVTGSRGGHLIIESVAALPHELQAQLIHTLDTETESAPRLIVTTGEEGLLEHVNEGSFEQELYYRLQILEVSLPPLKERIDDIPAIAACFLGELDSTTHSRIDPEVFDIFTRYDWPGNLRELRNVINFALVTSAGSSRIGIEHIPDHLSGIPAHHAKDDALSHALDCWVDRNLGPETEYKELSAELEGLLLRLLLRRFDGKPSHLAAALSINRSTLRKKLKQAVTDD; this is translated from the coding sequence ATGGCCGCCTCCAAACTGCTCATCGTCGAAGACCACCACGCGCTTGCGGTCGCGATCGCGGCCGCGGCCGAGCGGAGCGGCTTGGAGACCCGGCTCGCGCCGTCGCTCGCCCGGGCTCGCGAACTGCTGCAGGCCGAGCGGTTCAATGGACTTGTCCTCGACATCGGCCTGCCCGACGGCCACGGCCTCGATCTCGTCGAGAACTGGCAGTGGCCGGACAAGCCGGAGATCGCGGTCATCACCGCCCATGGCGAGATCGAGAACGCCATCAAGGCGCGCAAGATCGGCATCGCCCGCTTCCTCGACAAACCGGTGGACTTCGACGAACTGCAGTCGTTCTTCGAACTCGTCGCTGCAGCCGCCGAACCTGACCAACCCGCCGAATCCGCACCCTCTCCCCCGTCCCCGTTCGTCGGTGCCGCACCCTCGATGCGCCCCGTATTCCGACAGATCTCCCACGCCTGCGCCTCGGACCAACCGGTGGTCGTGTGCGGCGCCACGGGAACCGGCAGGACCCAGGTCGCCACGCTGATTCGCCAGAGCGCGAATCGCGGCGGCCCGTTCCGCGTCCTCCATGCCTCGGCACAGGTAACCGAAAACGAACTCCGCGATGCCGTGACCGGCAGCCGCGGAGGACACCTCATCATCGAGTCGGTCGCGGCACTACCCCACGAACTTCAGGCGCAGCTCATCCACACTCTCGACACGGAGACAGAGAGCGCGCCCCGTCTGATCGTCACCACCGGTGAAGAAGGATTGCTGGAGCACGTGAACGAAGGAAGCTTCGAGCAGGAGCTCTACTATCGGCTGCAGATTCTCGAAGTCAGTCTCCCACCTCTGAAGGAACGCATCGACGACATCCCCGCGATCGCCGCGTGTTTCCTCGGCGAGCTCGATTCCACCACCCACAGCCGGATTGATCCGGAGGTGTTCGACATCTTCACCCGCTACGACTGGCCGGGAAACCTCCGCGAGCTGCGCAACGTGATCAATTTCGCACTCGTCACCAGCGCGGGCTCATCCCGGATCGGCATCGAGCACATCCCCGACCACCTCTCCGGCATCCCCGCCCACCACGCCAAGGATGACGCGCTCTCACACGCGCTGGATTGCTGGGTGGACCGCAATCTCGGCCCCGAGACGGAGTACAAGGAGCTCAGCGCCGAACTCGAGGGTCTCCTGCTCCGACTCCTCCTCCGCCGCTTCGACGGCAAGCCCTCCCACCTCGCCGCGGCCCTCTCGATCAACCGGTCTACGCTTCGCAAGAAGCTGAAGCAGGCGGTGACAGACGACTGA